The DNA sequence GGTAAAAATAATGTGCTAACTGTTGAAGTAGTCTTTATAACATTTTGTCCATCTAGTCTAGCTTGAATTGCAAGTGTTCTTGCTTTTTCATCGCCAAAAATATGAATAGGAAATCGTTTTGACTTTTGCTTTTTATTAACAGTCCAGTAAGCTTGATAATACCAAGTTTCACTTATAATATTTCCATTCTCGTCTTTTCTTGTATCACAAGTTTTATTAACACCGATTGGAAGTGTATCATCATGTTTTCTTTTCTGATCAAGATTATTTTTATTTAAAAAGTTTTCTCGATCATTAATCGCTGCTTTTTTCGCATTTTCCTTAGAGCCGTAGTCAATAGTATGAAATATCTTAGAATATCTTTTATAACCATGATATTTTATTTGTAAATAATATCCTAAACCAGTTTCTTTAATATATTTATTTTCTTTACTCATATTAAATGGCTAACGGCGTGGCAAATAACTTGTCCGCCCAAATCCGTCAGCTGACGGAACAATTTTATTTAATAACGATTAATTCATTTTAAAGAGCAGTTTTTAATTTGCCTTTAGCAAAAACTGCGACTTACTTTTATAAATTGTACTTCACTGTTACAAAAAACTAAAATTTACTTTCTAACTTTTATTTTGCACAAAACCTAAACGAGCGAAGCGGTCGGGTTGATTTGCGTGTTATACACTTTTATACAAATTTTTTGTTTTAACTTTTTCAGAAAATTTATTTAACAGATTTTTCTTAAATCTTTTGAAAACTTTTATTTAGCGGAAACTTAAACAGCTCTAAATTTTAAATACATTTTTTGGATAGAAATACTTGAACAGCAATTTTACGTTTTAGAAAAACTAAAACTTAGAAAAATGTTTAACAAAAATAATTGAAAGAACGAAAACTAATTTTTAGAAATGATTTACAATTTATAATTTTTGAAAAAACCAAAATTTGATTTTACAAAAGTTAAAAAACTTAAAACTTTACAAAACTTTAAAGACAATTTTAAATAGTTTTTAAACCGTGTATAACGGCGGCGCCGATAACCCGCTGCCCAGAACAGCAGTGCAGATTAAAAAGACAAAGCCAAAGATTTAGCAAACTGTACTTATTTTTCATTGAAAGTACAGTTTGCAACAATGTTAATTAATAGAACTACTTAGAGCAACAAACTTAACACGGAACAACAAAGCCAAAAATTTAAAAACTGCCAAATGCGAAAAGGCAGTCGGGTTGATTGGCTTGTTAGGCATACTTATTTAATATTTCCTTTAAAATAATCACTTAATGAAGTATTAAGCGTTACTAAGTTTGCATTGTTATTCTCTGCTATCGCTTTACCATCAATTACTGCTTCAATCATTTTCACAAGATTTTTGGTTGCATCCTCACTAAATCCAATTTGTTTAATAGTATCTTCCCATTTTTCTCTTTCTATTTGTTGAACTTCAATTTCTTTATTTAAAATATCTTTTAATATTTTTGCAACATCTCTCGTGCTGTATGATTCAGGTCCTTGTACTTCAAATATTTGTGATTCATCAAAATCTTTGATAATAATATTTGACACAAATTGTGCAACGTCCATCGGTGATATCATTGGTATTTTCAAATCAATTGGGAAAAATGTTGGTAAAACACCATATTCCTTTACTAATGGTAAATATGGTAACCAATTGCTAAAATAATAGGCTGGTCTTACAAATATTTTCAGTACTGCAATATTATTAAATGAATGTTCAAGCAGATATGACATTTCAAGATTTCCGGTTCCGTTTGGATGTTGAGCTCCCATAGATGACAAACCTATAATTTTACTTATTCTTGAAGATTCAATAGCAATTTCTAGATTTTTTAATATTTTTTTGGTATCTCCAATAACATCATTTGAATGACTGGCTTCGGGAGTTAGTACAAAAATTACATCACCATCTTTCAACGATTCTTTTAATGCTGGCAAATCGAAAAAATCTGCAACTGAAACTTGAATACCATTACTTAATAATTTGGCTGCTTTTTCTTTATTTCTAACAACTGCTTTAATTTGAGCGTGTTTTGTCATTAAATTTTCAACGACGGCATTTCCAACTTGCCCAGATGCCCCTAAAATAATATTCATATATAAAATCCCTTCTTTAGTTTAGAATTATTCTTGTATGCCTAACGGCGTGGCAAATAACCCGTCCGCCCAAATCCGTCAGCTGACGGAACAATTTTATTAAATAACGAATGGTAAATTTTGCAAAGCAGTTTTTAATTTTCCACCAGCAAAAACTGCGACTCACTTTTCTGAATTGCACAAACTTTAACAAAAAACTTAAGTTAAACTTCCAAACAAACTTTTTACAAAATACCGCCGAGTGAAAACGGCGGTCGTGTTGATTTGTTTGTTATATGGTATTTTTTTGTAATTCTATCTTATATCTATTAAACTTTTTGTAATTAAAATTAAACTCATTATCCTTTCCAATTATGAATTTTTCGCATAAATAAAATAGTTCATTTTTTATGTTGGTTAATAATTCATCAATTTTGATTTTACTTAAATATTCTGAATTTTCCGTCAATGCAAAATCAATCTTTTTATCTGACTTATTTTTTAAAATAAACCAAAATGGTATTGCTTGAGTTAATAATATTTTTTGCTTTATAATTTCTATAGAAAGATAATAAGGATAATCAGTTGGAAATAAACTTACACTAAATTTTATAATTCTTTTCTTTTTTTTATATTCAATTATGAAAGAATCATTTCGTATTTCTTCGTTTTTTTTAAAACCTAAAGTAAAGAATTGTTCATCAAAATATAATTTGATAGTTGTAAATAGTAGTTCTTTATATTCAAATTTTTCATTTTTATTATTCATTTTTATACCATATAACGACGTGGCAAATAACCCGTCCGCCAAAAACAAAAATTTTATTTAATAACGAATGTTTTATTTAAAGAGCAGTTTTTAATTTTCATCAGCAAAAACTGCGACTTACTTTTCTAAATTGCACTACACTTTTACAAAAAACTAAAATTGACTTTTATACTTTCTGTTTACAATCCAAACCAGAATTGAGCGAAGCGGTCGGGTTGATTTGCTGGTTATATGCGGTTTTTTTACTTGTTGTAAACTTTTAACTTTAGATATTTTTCAAATGGTTCGAAATCTTTATCGTTATGTAATAATGAAAAATTATTTTCTATACAAAATGTTGCAATCATTGCATCAATCGTTTTTCTAATTGTTACACCCTTTTTTCTTAACAAACGATAATTAGTTGCACTTTGAATTGCTATTTCCTTGCCACCAATATCAAAACAAGGAAAGGATAATAGAATGGTT is a window from the Ignavibacteriota bacterium genome containing:
- a CDS encoding NAD(P)H-binding protein, with product MNIILGASGQVGNAVVENLMTKHAQIKAVVRNKEKAAKLLSNGIQVSVADFFDLPALKESLKDGDVIFVLTPEASHSNDVIGDTKKILKNLEIAIESSRISKIIGLSSMGAQHPNGTGNLEMSYLLEHSFNNIAVLKIFVRPAYYFSNWLPYLPLVKEYGVLPTFFPIDLKIPMISPMDVAQFVSNIIIKDFDESQIFEVQGPESYSTRDVAKILKDILNKEIEVQQIEREKWEDTIKQIGFSEDATKNLVKMIEAVIDGKAIAENNNANLVTLNTSLSDYFKGNIK
- a CDS encoding PIN domain nuclease, which encodes MIFLDSTVLIDYFNGKNNWQVEVLDSILGRELVVIGDYVLTEVLQGFKNDKDFQKAKTILLSFPCFDIGGKEIAIQSATNYRLLRKKGVTIRKTIDAMIATFCIENNFSLLHNDKDFEPFEKYLKLKVYNK